The following proteins come from a genomic window of Mycobacterium gordonae:
- a CDS encoding chemotaxis protein, with protein MSGRAVAGVSRDDAASDVEVAKMAVAELAGASCLVDAGLDWAVALGHNASGSTTLWVATNDGACYIPPGVFLRNGMAVAGGFDEDFDVRWMGWSNPAEKAVRGARANGDRVGAVATTWAWPSEFLEDPDEGVRQVAIGVPHGGPHGPASELRRTRMHRLQTVNAGLYASLKAMDEPEAIAYCRELTRRSVFAGVVELSQIARTVADAVVAGGWPKAEEWAALNAEYESDRLMMAAQRPGLNGLEDPDQVVSYENFFTNCRRLEMLLCWKRSDSLMVADVAYAAWIAGYQLLPS; from the coding sequence GTGAGCGGTCGCGCGGTTGCCGGGGTGTCACGAGACGATGCAGCATCGGATGTCGAGGTCGCCAAGATGGCGGTGGCTGAACTCGCCGGCGCGTCTTGTCTGGTGGATGCTGGCCTTGATTGGGCTGTTGCCTTGGGCCACAACGCATCTGGCAGTACGACATTATGGGTAGCTACTAACGACGGGGCTTGCTACATCCCGCCTGGGGTGTTCTTACGAAACGGTATGGCCGTCGCGGGCGGTTTCGATGAGGATTTCGATGTCCGTTGGATGGGTTGGTCCAACCCGGCCGAGAAGGCGGTACGCGGCGCCCGTGCGAACGGGGACAGAGTCGGCGCGGTGGCAACGACATGGGCGTGGCCGTCGGAGTTCCTGGAGGACCCCGACGAGGGGGTGCGGCAGGTGGCGATCGGTGTGCCACACGGGGGTCCACATGGTCCCGCCTCGGAACTTCGCCGTACGCGGATGCATCGTCTACAGACGGTGAATGCGGGTTTGTACGCGAGTTTGAAAGCGATGGATGAACCCGAAGCGATCGCGTACTGCCGGGAGTTGACTCGGCGGTCGGTATTCGCTGGCGTGGTTGAGCTTTCACAGATTGCCCGGACGGTGGCCGATGCCGTAGTGGCCGGCGGGTGGCCAAAAGCGGAGGAATGGGCGGCTCTAAATGCTGAGTACGAGTCCGATCGTCTGATGATGGCGGCACAGCGTCCGGGGCTGAACGGTTTGGAGGATCCAGACCAGGTCGTAAGTTATGAGAATTTCTTCACTAACTGTCGGCGCCTGGAAATGTTGTTGTGCTGGAAGCGATCTGATTCGTTGATGGTGGCCGACGTGGCCTATGCTGCCTGGATTGCTGGTTACCAGCTGTTACCCAGTTAG
- a CDS encoding helix-turn-helix domain-containing protein translates to MSALSDGLSGKMLVMSWERLGREVRLRRQHLDLTQPEMAKRGPLSVTTIRYIENNRIDRLSRRSREALDRALNWAPGSTDAVLSGGTPIPVGGTTMPAAVASTADSDPAAAVDRFDKARWILRMRRSFAEHREGMNAAARAALDEEFTTAAREIEQALIWMLPWLGDKERAEAIKILAELRDS, encoded by the coding sequence ATGAGCGCCCTGTCTGACGGTTTGTCGGGCAAAATGCTGGTTATGTCGTGGGAGCGTCTCGGGAGGGAGGTGCGGCTTCGGCGGCAGCACCTCGACCTGACACAACCCGAGATGGCCAAACGCGGGCCACTGTCGGTGACCACGATCCGCTATATCGAGAACAACCGAATAGACCGCCTCAGCCGCCGTTCACGCGAAGCACTCGACCGGGCACTGAATTGGGCGCCGGGCAGTACCGATGCGGTGCTCTCGGGCGGCACCCCCATTCCGGTAGGTGGCACCACTATGCCTGCCGCTGTCGCATCGACCGCCGACTCGGATCCGGCCGCAGCTGTAGATCGTTTTGATAAGGCCCGCTGGATACTGAGGATGCGGCGCTCATTCGCAGAGCACCGCGAGGGGATGAATGCTGCTGCAAGGGCAGCACTTGATGAAGAATTCACCACTGCCGCCCGGGAAATAGAACAAGCGCTCATTTGGATGCTGCCCTGGTTAGGCGATAAGGAACGCGCCGAGGCGATCAAGATTTTGGCCGAACTCCGAGACAGTTAG
- a CDS encoding helix-turn-helix domain-containing protein, translating into MPIAYDLRYTAIRPMMCNGGVSRQALVAVAAARARYADHATGRNSRPTNERLARETGYTVRTIQRVDEALKLLGVATEVLRGRQRTRGERFASYRVGDRQRGWASVWALHDNRQLTAVIHSVSPHPLSGRFLSTKNRSSQLTTRRRRPGGRRQGGAQRRQGLDKAGLALAKAWRARPDSPPWSRRHSPGAWSRILAAPAQHGWTARDVNQMITDWLGVGNWAADRPHRPIGLLATIFAWHGPTNLDERPAALDEAREAQALQAQARARAAAVTEFDASQRAKAVGRQALSSSLGRVEVRRILDNAAQRRQSPHSTWGKAIARRNRESAQPRSGPPSTPPRDDPA; encoded by the coding sequence GTGCCCATCGCTTACGACCTGCGCTACACCGCGATCCGGCCAATGATGTGCAACGGCGGCGTCAGCCGCCAAGCCCTCGTCGCCGTGGCCGCAGCACGCGCCCGCTACGCCGATCACGCCACCGGCCGCAACAGCCGGCCCACCAACGAGCGCCTAGCCCGCGAAACCGGCTACACCGTTCGCACCATTCAGCGCGTCGACGAGGCACTGAAACTTCTCGGCGTGGCCACCGAAGTCCTTCGCGGCCGCCAACGCACCCGCGGTGAACGGTTCGCCTCCTACCGGGTCGGCGACCGCCAACGCGGCTGGGCCTCAGTGTGGGCGCTGCACGACAACCGCCAGCTAACCGCCGTTATCCACAGCGTGTCACCCCACCCGCTAAGCGGTCGTTTTTTGTCTACAAAAAACCGTTCTTCTCAACTCACTACCCGCAGACGCCGGCCCGGCGGCCGGCGGCAAGGCGGCGCTCAGCGCCGCCAAGGCCTAGACAAGGCAGGGCTAGCGCTGGCGAAGGCCTGGCGGGCACGGCCGGATTCGCCCCCATGGAGTCGGCGGCACTCCCCCGGTGCCTGGTCGCGAATCCTGGCCGCACCCGCTCAACACGGCTGGACAGCGCGCGACGTCAACCAGATGATCACCGACTGGCTCGGAGTGGGAAATTGGGCCGCCGACCGCCCGCACCGGCCAATTGGCTTACTCGCGACCATCTTTGCCTGGCACGGCCCAACAAATCTCGACGAGCGGCCTGCAGCCCTTGACGAGGCGCGGGAAGCCCAAGCTCTGCAAGCCCAAGCGCGCGCCCGCGCTGCGGCCGTCACCGAATTCGACGCCTCCCAGCGCGCCAAAGCGGTTGGCCGCCAGGCGTTGTCGAGCAGCCTAGGCCGAGTTGAGGTTCGCCGGATTCTGGACAACGCCGCCCAGCGGCGCCAGTCACCGCACAGCACATGGGGCAAAGCTATAGCCAGGCGCAACCGCGAGAGCGCTCAGCCGCGCTCGGGACCGCCAAGCACGCCACCACGTGATGACCCTGCATGA
- a CDS encoding PE family protein: MAESLRADPAALRAAGSRAHAAGSSASPGSDHVQPCAPDVVSVGASTRFGVNLALARQYTSVATRMARQFGVLLEAGAGAYDEQETASAATLGAGGLSGPGGGVSRPAAVQDEAALLGGGQPPPSAAAGEVPASPRDIARLIDSGRTGPGPQTWQTVADSLRGESERLERAAEQLAAAIATAQQGWDSAAADAAVSQMRSLQTWFEGHAQYLSILSATASGHVEAFRTAAAEIPKLSAVTAAERELRAANDANTRSGGRLQPAVTRSQVRLSALYSQSANGFKNYTFSAGVTSTSPPPAPPSWEPAQHADPAVHGPSDDLVTHKTDAAPTDAPQESVDAARGAGEDSLKPGASWPPSALDPDVDLSGSVDTAGTAPSLLPAMVGTALGGVGGALGGLSGLGSTPMQAMPSSMMSGLSGPSGGAPQQGGGGGPEQPAPAPAGGGHDAAPDSGGGEPGDTEPAGAQGSLSAPPVLASPAVEAAPMTAAEAANVPAASASNAGTPMGAMAPPMIGGAGRGGSGADNKQLYKDRELKVTVPPNSEPVKGRREARGTKDGAGK; this comes from the coding sequence TTGGCTGAATCGCTACGGGCCGACCCCGCCGCCCTTCGGGCCGCGGGGTCACGGGCGCACGCAGCGGGCAGTAGCGCCTCCCCGGGCTCCGATCACGTGCAGCCGTGCGCTCCCGACGTTGTTTCTGTCGGTGCCAGCACACGGTTCGGGGTTAACCTCGCACTTGCCCGTCAGTACACGAGTGTGGCGACCCGGATGGCGCGGCAGTTCGGGGTGTTGCTGGAGGCTGGGGCCGGTGCCTATGACGAGCAGGAGACGGCATCGGCAGCGACGTTGGGCGCGGGCGGGCTGTCGGGTCCCGGCGGCGGGGTTTCTCGACCAGCCGCGGTGCAAGACGAGGCGGCGTTGCTCGGCGGGGGTCAGCCACCGCCGTCGGCGGCAGCCGGCGAAGTTCCCGCGTCGCCGCGCGACATCGCCCGGCTGATTGATAGTGGCCGCACGGGTCCTGGTCCGCAGACTTGGCAGACCGTTGCCGATAGCCTGCGGGGAGAGTCGGAGCGGCTTGAGCGGGCGGCCGAGCAGTTGGCCGCCGCGATCGCCACGGCGCAGCAGGGGTGGGATTCGGCTGCAGCTGATGCGGCCGTGAGCCAGATGCGTTCGCTGCAGACCTGGTTTGAAGGCCACGCGCAGTACCTGAGCATCCTTTCAGCCACCGCGAGTGGGCATGTCGAGGCGTTCCGAACGGCTGCGGCGGAGATCCCGAAGTTGTCGGCGGTCACTGCCGCAGAGCGCGAATTGCGGGCCGCCAACGACGCGAATACCCGCAGCGGCGGGCGGTTGCAGCCGGCAGTGACTCGTTCTCAGGTGCGGTTGAGCGCGTTGTATTCGCAGTCGGCCAATGGGTTCAAGAACTACACGTTCTCTGCGGGGGTTACCTCGACCTCTCCGCCACCCGCCCCGCCTTCTTGGGAACCAGCACAGCACGCTGATCCTGCCGTGCACGGCCCAAGCGATGATCTCGTGACGCATAAGACCGATGCAGCACCAACCGATGCCCCGCAGGAGTCTGTTGATGCGGCCAGGGGGGCGGGTGAGGATTCACTCAAGCCAGGCGCGAGCTGGCCGCCAAGCGCGCTGGACCCGGATGTCGACCTCTCCGGGTCGGTGGATACCGCTGGTACGGCGCCATCATTGCTGCCGGCAATGGTCGGAACCGCGCTAGGTGGAGTTGGCGGCGCACTGGGCGGACTCAGCGGTTTGGGAAGCACGCCCATGCAGGCGATGCCGTCATCCATGATGAGCGGTCTTAGCGGCCCGTCCGGTGGTGCACCGCAGCAGGGTGGCGGGGGCGGACCTGAGCAGCCGGCACCGGCGCCTGCTGGGGGAGGCCATGACGCCGCACCGGACAGCGGTGGGGGGGAACCGGGGGACACAGAACCTGCCGGCGCGCAGGGATCGTTAAGTGCGCCTCCGGTCTTGGCGTCTCCTGCTGTGGAGGCTGCCCCGATGACTGCGGCCGAGGCCGCCAATGTGCCGGCGGCTTCTGCTTCCAATGCAGGGACTCCGATGGGCGCCATGGCGCCCCCGATGATCGGCGGCGCAGGCCGCGGTGGCAGCGGGGCTGACAATAAGCAGCTGTATAAGGACCGAGAACTGAAGGTGACGGTTCCACCGAATAGCGAGCCGGTGAAGGGCCGACGGGAAGCGCGTGGAACAAAAGATGGAGCTGGGAAATGA
- a CDS encoding ParA family protein: MKADVIAVANHKGGVGKSFTAVSLAAGLAQGGWRTLLVDCDAQANATSMFDPDDDVDLDLYDLIADQAPVARVIRKTRIANLEIIPSTLAVAKLDQQLVMMHRREYQMAMRLEPVYEDYDAIVMDLSPNLGQLVISALNAADWMIVPTDASKWGRRGVHMFMEWAGSLREHQVLSAELLGVLLTKYEPNTVISRDTLAALKDDGLPLFETLIPKRTAAERMVTGCYVLGDVEADPDLAQAYAAFTVDVMKRVNEGRRNRGRHYG; this comes from the coding sequence GTGAAAGCTGATGTAATCGCGGTCGCAAACCACAAGGGTGGCGTGGGCAAATCCTTTACCGCGGTGAGTCTTGCTGCGGGATTGGCCCAAGGCGGCTGGCGCACCCTGTTGGTGGATTGCGACGCGCAGGCCAATGCGACGTCGATGTTCGATCCGGACGACGACGTCGACCTGGACCTTTATGACCTGATCGCCGACCAGGCTCCGGTCGCACGGGTGATCCGCAAGACACGAATCGCGAACCTCGAAATCATCCCCTCTACATTGGCCGTCGCGAAGCTCGATCAACAGCTGGTCATGATGCACAGGCGCGAGTACCAAATGGCGATGCGGCTAGAGCCGGTCTACGAGGACTACGACGCCATCGTAATGGACCTTTCACCCAATCTGGGTCAGCTAGTCATTTCTGCTCTGAATGCCGCTGACTGGATGATCGTGCCTACCGACGCCAGTAAGTGGGGGAGGCGCGGCGTCCACATGTTCATGGAGTGGGCCGGATCCCTACGCGAGCACCAGGTGCTTTCCGCTGAGCTGCTTGGAGTCTTACTGACCAAATACGAGCCGAATACGGTCATCAGCCGGGACACCCTTGCTGCATTGAAAGACGACGGTTTGCCGTTGTTTGAGACGTTGATCCCGAAACGCACGGCGGCGGAGCGGATGGTTACCGGCTGTTATGTCCTCGGGGACGTTGAAGCCGACCCCGACCTCGCACAGGCGTACGCAGCATTCACCGTCGATGTGATGAAACGGGTCAATGAGGGTCGTCGTAACCGAGGGAGGCACTATGGGTAA
- a CDS encoding ParB/RepB/Spo0J family partition protein: MAARGKRTSLAALAADVGDNSPVDQQPEAGPARSAPLAQLTPNPRNPREDLGDLADLASIADMQLQPAVVVTANAYRALYPDDEITTRYVVVNGCRRLAAAHKYGRADLDVVVNDTIARDRVTLISAAITENVDRQDFDVIEEARAVEALVAECGRADVAGQRLHRTEGWVSQRRALLKLAPELQTALRRGELAIREARSLARVPLEQQVARWRAAQDKQQSNDKPTGDPPTPAPSRSRAITTALSKFDSQPNLLADALREYLGTDGVDRLLNLLKA, translated from the coding sequence ATGGCCGCCCGCGGCAAGCGAACCAGCCTGGCGGCACTGGCCGCCGATGTCGGCGACAACTCACCCGTGGACCAGCAGCCAGAGGCCGGGCCAGCACGCAGCGCCCCGCTGGCGCAGCTGACCCCTAATCCGCGGAATCCCCGGGAGGATCTCGGTGACCTCGCCGACCTCGCTTCGATCGCCGATATGCAACTGCAACCCGCAGTCGTCGTCACTGCCAATGCCTACCGGGCCCTGTACCCCGACGACGAGATCACCACCCGCTATGTCGTCGTCAACGGCTGCCGCCGGCTGGCCGCAGCACACAAATACGGCCGCGCCGACCTCGACGTTGTCGTTAACGACACCATTGCCCGTGACCGCGTCACCCTCATCTCCGCCGCGATCACCGAAAACGTTGACAGGCAAGACTTCGACGTCATCGAGGAAGCCCGCGCGGTCGAGGCCCTCGTCGCCGAGTGCGGACGGGCCGACGTCGCCGGCCAACGCCTTCACCGCACCGAAGGTTGGGTCTCGCAACGACGCGCCCTACTTAAACTGGCCCCCGAACTGCAAACTGCCCTACGACGCGGCGAACTGGCAATCCGCGAGGCCCGCTCACTCGCCCGAGTCCCTCTAGAACAGCAAGTCGCCCGCTGGCGCGCCGCTCAAGACAAGCAGCAGTCCAACGACAAACCCACCGGAGACCCGCCCACACCAGCCCCATCCCGGTCGCGCGCAATCACCACCGCACTGTCGAAGTTCGACAGTCAACCCAATCTGCTAGCTGACGCGCTGCGGGAATATCTCGGCACGGACGGCGTCGACCGGCTCCTGAATCTGCTCAAGGCGTAA
- a CDS encoding antitoxin VbhA family protein — MSDLQKAKRRVKAVRAIRRSTELEGSRSTDATRADQVDYARGTITAAELRDRVRRRYNLK, encoded by the coding sequence GTGAGCGATTTGCAGAAGGCCAAGCGCCGGGTCAAGGCTGTGCGCGCGATCCGGCGCAGCACTGAGCTTGAAGGTTCACGAAGCACTGACGCCACGCGCGCCGACCAGGTCGACTACGCACGCGGCACCATCACCGCCGCCGAACTGCGCGATCGTGTCCGGCGTCGGTACAACCTGAAATAA
- a CDS encoding Fic/DOC family protein: MPHPWDTGDLERNWRGYFIPSTRILRNRVGAQSYERLRDAENDLVEARVIELREAPDLLGDRTYDLTFLCAIHRQLFQDVYEWAGDVRTVGIEKEGESFCPPGNVGQPMTYVAAEVHRLHQLKDVSEADLASTVAYLYDYANFAHPFREGNGRCTREFFALLLSESGRGLNWQKTDLTELHGACHRARTSYDLGGLTSLFAKIIDTDSAYEF, from the coding sequence GTGCCGCATCCTTGGGACACAGGCGATCTCGAACGAAACTGGCGAGGCTATTTCATCCCTAGTACCAGGATTTTAAGAAACCGAGTCGGCGCCCAGAGTTATGAGAGGCTGCGAGACGCGGAGAACGATCTAGTCGAAGCACGCGTTATCGAATTGCGCGAGGCCCCAGACCTTCTCGGTGACCGCACATACGACCTCACGTTCCTCTGCGCGATCCACCGGCAGCTCTTCCAGGACGTATACGAGTGGGCCGGTGACGTGCGGACTGTCGGTATCGAGAAGGAAGGCGAGTCGTTCTGTCCCCCAGGTAACGTCGGCCAGCCGATGACCTACGTCGCCGCCGAAGTACATCGGCTTCACCAGCTGAAAGACGTTTCCGAGGCCGACCTCGCGTCAACCGTCGCCTACCTCTACGACTATGCGAACTTCGCTCACCCTTTTCGAGAGGGCAATGGACGCTGCACTCGAGAGTTCTTTGCCCTCCTGCTCTCCGAGAGCGGACGGGGCCTCAACTGGCAGAAGACTGATCTGACCGAGTTGCACGGTGCATGCCACCGCGCGCGAACCAGTTACGACCTTGGAGGGTTAACGTCGTTGTTCGCGAAAATCATCGATACTGATTCGGCATACGAATTCTGA
- a CDS encoding DUF732 domain-containing protein yields MRPVDRKPVQPAGPLISTKIAVAPRRSGQLQCVLRRATGGLVRKGAIFAAAAISAASANAPAAHADQYDYVHTLDNKGIYYRSISDIIDIGKLTCSRLRAGSPESAGAPALAAGYSANEVAIIVVAATTNMCPDQIPTLQSYINAPPPQQSPRAKPNPEEGALSVSVPMSHPPCDGTGIVVFGSVTTPGQYAQGVQRLLDANPGASYLRTDQSCPSLRQTTDDGNPIYAVYRTVGKSQSDVCSAVAAAGNNAYGKWLDNKTDENFVIPC; encoded by the coding sequence GTGCGGCCGGTCGACCGAAAACCGGTGCAGCCGGCTGGGCCGCTGATCTCTACCAAAATCGCCGTCGCGCCGCGGAGGTCCGGCCAGTTACAGTGTGTATTGAGGCGTGCAACAGGGGGCCTGGTGAGAAAAGGTGCAATCTTTGCCGCTGCAGCCATATCTGCAGCTTCGGCTAATGCTCCGGCCGCGCATGCCGATCAATACGATTACGTGCACACCCTCGACAACAAAGGGATCTATTACAGGTCGATCTCGGACATAATCGATATCGGTAAACTGACGTGTTCGCGTCTGCGGGCGGGCTCTCCCGAGTCAGCGGGCGCACCAGCATTAGCCGCAGGTTATTCCGCCAACGAGGTCGCGATCATTGTCGTGGCTGCGACGACGAACATGTGTCCCGACCAAATTCCGACATTGCAGTCTTATATAAATGCCCCTCCACCTCAGCAATCGCCTCGAGCAAAGCCCAATCCCGAGGAAGGGGCCCTGAGTGTCAGCGTCCCAATGTCCCATCCCCCCTGCGACGGTACGGGCATTGTTGTATTTGGATCGGTAACCACCCCCGGTCAGTACGCACAAGGCGTCCAAAGGCTCCTCGACGCCAACCCCGGCGCGTCTTACTTGCGGACTGATCAGTCATGCCCGTCCCTACGCCAAACAACGGACGACGGGAACCCGATTTACGCGGTATACCGGACAGTCGGCAAGTCCCAGTCCGATGTATGCAGCGCTGTAGCCGCTGCAGGCAACAATGCCTACGGTAAATGGCTCGACAACAAGACAGATGAAAATTTCGTCATTCCGTGTTGA
- a CDS encoding PE family protein produces the protein MSYVHAFPDSFAAAAANVSRIGSSLSTANQAAANTTAQVVSAAADEVSEAVAALFSRHGQAYQSLSNDAAAFHERFLQTLNSSASAYAGAEAASVEQILLDVINAPTNALLGRPLIGDGVNGAPGSGANGGAGGILWGNGGNGGSGAPGQAGGRGGDAGLFGNGGNGGVGGTGVTGASGMRGGDGGTGGVGGKGGWLLGSGGAGGVGGSGGIGGVGVADVGAGAGSGGNGGDGGRGGSGGLGSPFGQVGATGAGGAGGAGGMGGASPIGVGGTGGTGGNGYAGGNGFTSGAGGVGGDGGMGLTGGTGGDGGAALEAGPGNAVAGNGGAGGRGVIGGVGGAGGTAVTQGGGTAYGGAGGAGGLGSGQSIPGYGGIGGDAYAYGSGDALGGAGGLGKTGGIGGAGYTYGSGNASGGTGGSGNGELVGGANSGVGGKGGAAYAHGSGNAGGGQGGTGGGTGGMGGTGSTFGQGTATGGIGGTGNNFANGDGGDAIAYGSGTARGGNATGGADGGDAYNYGTGNATGGNGGDGGGRGGGDGGNAFVAKDSSMTSGGPGNAIGGSGGSGSFNGGKGGSGYAAGAGDATGGNGGNARVAGAGGEARNFGTGNATGGTGGNGTTVFSAGNGGNGGNAYVATDGSFTSGGPGNAIGGAGGTGTNIGGNGGDAITAGTGNAHGGAGGAGVDGLTGSNGGSGGTGTAFGGGKGVGGDGGNGGNGATGRGGDGGDGGNAAALDLLNATAGKGGTRGIGAPDGLPGADGTASTVP, from the coding sequence ATGTCTTATGTTCACGCATTCCCAGATTCCTTTGCTGCCGCGGCAGCCAACGTATCGAGAATCGGCTCCTCGTTGAGCACCGCAAACCAAGCAGCCGCAAACACCACCGCCCAGGTGGTTTCCGCGGCAGCTGATGAAGTGTCTGAGGCGGTCGCCGCGCTTTTTTCTCGGCATGGCCAGGCATATCAGTCGTTGTCTAACGACGCGGCAGCGTTTCATGAACGTTTCCTGCAGACGCTGAACAGCAGCGCATCGGCGTACGCCGGTGCCGAGGCCGCTAGCGTCGAGCAGATCCTTCTCGACGTGATCAACGCGCCGACCAACGCACTGTTAGGCCGTCCGCTGATCGGCGACGGTGTCAACGGAGCACCCGGTTCGGGCGCCAACGGCGGCGCGGGTGGAATCCTGTGGGGCAATGGCGGCAATGGCGGGTCCGGGGCGCCTGGTCAGGCGGGAGGTCGCGGTGGCGATGCCGGCCTTTTCGGCAATGGTGGCAACGGGGGAGTGGGCGGCACGGGCGTGACGGGTGCGTCAGGTATGCGCGGCGGCGACGGCGGGACCGGGGGTGTCGGCGGCAAGGGCGGGTGGTTGCTCGGTAGCGGTGGGGCAGGGGGAGTTGGCGGGTCCGGTGGCATCGGGGGCGTGGGGGTGGCCGATGTCGGCGCGGGCGCCGGTTCTGGTGGAAACGGCGGCGACGGCGGTAGAGGGGGCAGCGGCGGGCTTGGTTCTCCGTTCGGTCAAGTGGGGGCCACCGGGGCCGGTGGCGCCGGTGGTGCCGGCGGAATGGGTGGGGCGAGCCCCATCGGTGTTGGTGGCACCGGAGGTACTGGCGGCAATGGTTACGCCGGCGGCAACGGGTTCACCAGCGGTGCCGGCGGTGTGGGCGGCGATGGAGGCATGGGGTTGACCGGCGGCACTGGAGGCGATGGAGGTGCGGCCCTCGAGGCTGGACCCGGCAACGCTGTCGCCGGCAATGGCGGTGCCGGCGGCAGAGGTGTGATCGGCGGCGTCGGAGGGGCTGGCGGCACGGCGGTGACCCAGGGCGGCGGGACAGCTTACGGAGGTGCCGGCGGAGCTGGCGGGCTTGGCAGCGGCCAGAGCATTCCCGGCTACGGCGGTATCGGGGGCGACGCCTACGCCTACGGAAGCGGAGACGCCCTTGGCGGTGCCGGAGGACTAGGGAAGACCGGTGGTATCGGCGGGGCTGGTTATACCTACGGAAGCGGGAACGCATCAGGTGGAACGGGAGGGTCGGGTAACGGCGAACTCGTCGGGGGTGCGAACTCGGGTGTCGGCGGCAAGGGCGGCGCCGCCTACGCCCATGGCAGTGGAAACGCAGGCGGCGGCCAGGGCGGTACCGGCGGAGGCACAGGTGGTATGGGCGGGACCGGCTCGACCTTTGGGCAGGGAACCGCGACTGGCGGGATCGGCGGTACCGGCAACAATTTCGCTAACGGCGACGGGGGGGATGCCATCGCATACGGCAGCGGAACTGCCCGCGGCGGCAACGCCACTGGCGGTGCGGACGGCGGAGATGCCTATAACTACGGAACCGGTAATGCCACGGGTGGCAATGGCGGTGACGGTGGCGGCAGGGGCGGCGGTGATGGCGGAAATGCGTTCGTCGCTAAAGACAGCTCAATGACCTCTGGTGGTCCGGGCAACGCCATCGGAGGAAGCGGCGGCAGCGGCTCCTTTAACGGCGGGAAGGGTGGCAGCGGGTACGCCGCCGGTGCTGGTGACGCGACCGGCGGCAACGGCGGCAACGCTAGAGTCGCGGGCGCCGGCGGTGAGGCACGCAACTTCGGAACGGGCAACGCCACCGGTGGGACCGGCGGTAACGGCACCACCGTTTTCAGCGCTGGCAATGGCGGCAACGGAGGGAATGCCTACGTCGCTACGGACGGATCATTCACCTCCGGCGGTCCCGGCAACGCCATCGGCGGTGCGGGCGGTACGGGCACCAATATCGGCGGCAACGGGGGTGACGCAATCACCGCAGGCACCGGCAACGCCCACGGGGGCGCAGGCGGCGCGGGTGTCGATGGCCTGACAGGCAGCAACGGAGGGTCCGGCGGTACGGGGACTGCCTTCGGAGGGGGAAAGGGTGTCGGTGGCGACGGCGGCAACGGCGGCAACGGCGCGACCGGCAGAGGCGGCGATGGTGGCGACGGCGGCAACGCCGCTGCCCTTGACCTGCTCAATGCCACTGCCGGTAAGGGCGGTACCCGCGGCATCGGCGCACCAGATGGGCTGCCCGGCGCTGACGGGACAGCATCGACAGTCCCCTGA